From the genome of Mycoplasma putrefaciens KS1, one region includes:
- the trxB gene encoding thioredoxin-disulfide reductase: MKNLTNDIYDVIVVGAGPAGLTSAIYTARAGLKTLVFEHSAPGGKLVKTDLIENYPGFDSITGPDLAIKMYSQATSLGAEIQFYGVTKIQKVEDIFEVVLSNNEIKKAYAVILATGTEENKLGIPGETELYGKGVSYCAVCDGAFYKDQPVAVVGGGYSAIQEAMYLSRLVKKVYLIVRRDVFRADANKVAKLKAQNNVEFILKSQVKQINGTNKVESILITTPEGEKTLQVNAIFPYIGSTPVIEPAKDLHLENQKGYIPATDKMESTIKGLYIAGDVRDVPLRQIAIACGDGAIAGQMAVEYVQEVK, encoded by the coding sequence ATGAAAAATCTTACTAATGATATTTATGATGTGATAGTAGTTGGCGCAGGCCCTGCTGGTTTAACTTCAGCAATTTATACTGCAAGAGCTGGGTTAAAAACACTTGTTTTTGAACATTCAGCACCAGGTGGTAAACTAGTTAAAACAGATCTTATTGAAAATTATCCTGGTTTTGATAGTATCACAGGACCAGATTTAGCTATTAAAATGTATTCTCAAGCAACTAGTTTAGGTGCTGAAATTCAGTTTTATGGAGTAACTAAAATTCAAAAAGTTGAAGATATTTTTGAAGTTGTTTTATCAAATAATGAAATCAAAAAAGCTTATGCAGTTATTTTAGCAACAGGAACTGAAGAAAATAAATTAGGTATTCCAGGTGAAACTGAATTATATGGTAAGGGTGTAAGCTATTGTGCAGTGTGTGATGGGGCATTTTATAAAGATCAACCTGTAGCAGTTGTTGGCGGGGGTTATTCAGCTATTCAAGAAGCCATGTATCTTTCAAGGCTTGTAAAAAAAGTTTACTTAATTGTTAGAAGAGATGTTTTTAGAGCTGATGCTAATAAAGTTGCAAAACTAAAAGCGCAAAATAATGTTGAATTTATTTTAAAATCGCAAGTCAAACAAATTAATGGTACTAATAAAGTTGAATCAATTTTAATAACTACTCCAGAAGGTGAAAAAACCTTACAAGTTAATGCCATTTTTCCATACATCGGATCAACTCCTGTGATTGAACCAGCTAAAGATTTACATTTAGAAAATCAAAAAGGATATATTCCAGCAACTGATAAAATGGAATCAACAATTAAAGGTTTATATATAGCAGGTGATGTTAGAGATGTTCCCTTACGTCAAATTGCAATTGCTTGCGGTGATGGGGCTATTGCTGGACAAATGGCTGTTGAATATGTTCAAGAAGTAAAGTAG
- the smpB gene encoding SsrA-binding protein SmpB, whose translation MTQHLITKNKKAYFNYEIVQTYEAGMVLTGPEVKSIRNKDVSINESFIVIRKQEAFILNMNVKKYQFANYIQRLDPLRTRKLLLHKKEIIRILNRVKQENLTIIPTKLYFKNDYIKLEIALAKGKKKYDKRQAIKKRDVERKELRGFK comes from the coding sequence ATGACTCAACACTTAATTACTAAAAACAAAAAAGCTTATTTTAATTATGAAATAGTTCAAACTTATGAAGCTGGAATGGTTCTGACAGGTCCTGAAGTTAAATCAATTAGAAATAAAGATGTTTCTATTAATGAGTCTTTTATTGTTATTAGAAAACAAGAAGCATTCATTTTAAATATGAATGTTAAAAAATATCAGTTTGCTAATTATATTCAAAGATTAGACCCATTAAGAACAAGAAAATTACTATTACATAAAAAAGAAATTATAAGAATCTTAAATCGTGTTAAACAAGAAAACCTTACTATTATTCCTACTAAACTTTATTTTAAAAATGATTATATAAAACTAGAAATAGCTTTAGCAAAAGGAAAGAAAAAGTATGATAAACGTCAAGCTATTAAAAAAAGAGATGTTGAGAGAAAAGAATTGAGAGGTTTTAAATAA
- the rnr gene encoding ribonuclease R has protein sequence MKSEIVKLIKKHKDKINLDSLLNSFKTIDHPLVKEILDHLEKENKIVISKLNNIYLLGDYYKTGILKLNPKGFGFVNNFSDLEQEDFFVAPIDLNGCFGTDQVVYIVQTDQDQRIKAIIIELIKREKNFLIGEIVRSYDKRFLDFVSNDKSFDNFRFVILNKAEFRYQEYQIIKAKIVNVRDRKIFIRLQKIIGDVRKASDRIIAIAEEFQIKTEFNHNTLKDAELVNIAVEKQVEELKKRQKRSLVDKMIVTIDGSDSKDLDDAICVEKLDNNHYKLYVAIADVSYYVKPKTALDNEALLRGNSTYLANKVIPMLPKILSNDLCSLNPNTKKFAMACEMEFDGNGIMLSKKVYETIIVSKFRLNYKEVNQYFETKSWNHDKKSQEMIDIAYELYKKIEAHKLNRGTICFDVREPKIIMDNNSKVVEITARSTGESEKLIEQFMVSANEAVAELIFEKKLPFIYRNHGKPNEDELVNWYKSLKSFGINPKLTASQILDPKSINHTLAQIQEQIKDPVEIELLNISLLKYMDKAKYGLENIGHFGLSSQCYTHFTSPIRRYSDLMVHRYLKQYLFEKDTREFVLESNEAFISRACNIINDTETTSVDCEREVIKACMAEYMSDKINTEYLGTISAVLKFGMFVQLDNMVEGLVHISNLADDLVYDDENKILIKSDNTFYRMGQKVKVKLINADVKKRAIDFILVK, from the coding sequence ATGAAGTCTGAAATTGTTAAGTTAATAAAAAAACACAAAGATAAAATTAATTTAGATAGTTTATTAAATAGTTTTAAAACAATTGACCATCCATTAGTAAAAGAAATTCTTGATCACTTAGAAAAAGAAAACAAAATAGTAATCTCAAAATTAAATAATATTTATTTACTAGGTGATTACTATAAAACTGGTATTTTAAAATTAAATCCTAAGGGGTTTGGTTTTGTTAATAACTTTTCTGATCTAGAACAAGAAGATTTTTTTGTTGCTCCAATTGATTTAAATGGTTGTTTTGGAACTGATCAAGTAGTTTATATTGTTCAAACTGATCAAGACCAGAGAATAAAAGCAATAATTATTGAACTAATTAAACGTGAGAAGAATTTTTTAATTGGTGAAATTGTTAGATCATATGATAAAAGGTTTCTAGACTTTGTTTCTAATGATAAGTCATTTGATAATTTTAGATTTGTAATTTTAAATAAAGCGGAATTTAGATATCAAGAATATCAAATAATCAAAGCAAAAATTGTCAATGTTAGAGATCGAAAAATTTTTATTAGATTACAAAAAATCATTGGTGATGTTAGAAAAGCAAGTGATCGAATTATTGCAATTGCTGAAGAATTTCAAATTAAAACCGAGTTTAATCACAATACTTTAAAAGATGCTGAATTAGTAAATATTGCTGTTGAAAAGCAAGTTGAAGAATTAAAAAAACGTCAGAAAAGATCTCTGGTTGATAAAATGATTGTTACTATTGATGGTAGCGATTCAAAGGATTTAGATGATGCAATTTGTGTTGAAAAGCTTGATAATAATCACTACAAACTTTATGTTGCGATTGCTGATGTTAGCTATTATGTTAAACCAAAAACTGCACTTGACAATGAAGCATTACTTAGAGGTAATTCTACTTATTTAGCTAATAAAGTAATTCCGATGTTACCAAAAATTCTGTCTAATGATTTGTGTTCACTAAATCCAAATACCAAAAAGTTTGCTATGGCTTGTGAGATGGAATTTGATGGTAACGGAATTATGCTATCTAAAAAAGTTTATGAAACTATTATCGTTTCTAAATTTAGACTAAACTATAAAGAAGTTAATCAATATTTTGAAACCAAGTCATGAAATCATGATAAAAAAAGTCAAGAAATGATTGATATTGCTTATGAATTGTATAAAAAAATTGAAGCTCATAAACTAAATAGAGGAACCATTTGTTTTGATGTAAGAGAACCTAAAATCATTATGGACAATAATTCTAAGGTAGTTGAAATTACTGCAAGAAGTACTGGAGAATCAGAAAAACTAATTGAACAATTTATGGTTAGTGCTAATGAAGCGGTTGCTGAACTTATTTTTGAAAAGAAACTACCATTTATCTATCGAAATCATGGTAAACCCAATGAAGATGAACTAGTTAATTGGTACAAGTCTTTAAAATCATTTGGAATTAATCCAAAACTAACTGCTAGTCAAATCTTAGATCCCAAAAGTATTAATCACACTTTAGCTCAAATTCAAGAACAAATTAAAGATCCTGTTGAAATAGAATTATTAAATATTTCCTTATTAAAATATATGGATAAAGCTAAATACGGGTTAGAAAATATTGGTCATTTTGGATTATCTAGTCAATGTTACACTCATTTTACTTCACCAATTAGAAGATATAGTGACTTAATGGTTCACAGATATTTAAAACAATATTTATTTGAAAAAGATACTAGAGAATTTGTTTTAGAATCTAATGAAGCTTTTATCTCAAGAGCATGCAATATTATTAATGATACTGAAACAACTAGTGTTGATTGTGAGCGCGAAGTTATAAAAGCATGTATGGCTGAATACATGAGTGATAAAATTAACACAGAATATCTTGGAACTATTTCAGCTGTTTTAAAATTTGGAATGTTTGTGCAATTAGATAATATGGTTGAAGGCTTAGTTCATATTTCAAACTTAGCCGATGATTTAGTTTATGATGATGAAAATAAAATATTAATTAAATCTGATAATACTTTTTATAGAATGGGACAAAAAGTAAAAGTCAAATTAATCAATGCTGATGTTAAAAAAAGAGCAATTGACTTTATTCTAGTAAAGTAA
- the hprK gene encoding HPr(Ser) kinase/phosphatase has translation MNIKDLVSDYNFEIISGENKFDTQINSYGLNRAGLELTGYFVKTADKKNKRVVLLSSKENSYVTQFDKELKAKKYFDLMNSGTPVIIITQKFTDPVLVEVAKKLDFPLLRTTGESTTQIIRKILDVFDKYFSPSIEEHATLLNIFGKGVLIKGRSGIGKSEVSLELVKNNHLFIGDDRIILTNKSNKIFGQAHPILKNLIEVRGIGIFDIAKASGYQVIMQESVVDLVIELVDFEKDKVDQTERIGIEHKKINILGVDVKYIQIPVSAGRSLANIIESAVSQFKINQSEQAEDIIDVLKQRTNQYLKGSK, from the coding sequence ATGAATATAAAAGACTTAGTAAGTGATTATAATTTTGAAATAATTTCTGGTGAAAATAAGTTTGATACTCAAATAAATAGTTATGGATTAAATCGAGCAGGATTAGAATTAACTGGTTATTTTGTAAAAACTGCTGATAAGAAAAATAAAAGAGTAGTTTTACTTTCTTCAAAAGAAAATAGTTATGTAACACAATTTGACAAAGAACTTAAAGCTAAAAAGTACTTTGACCTAATGAACTCAGGAACTCCGGTGATAATAATTACTCAAAAATTTACCGATCCAGTTTTAGTTGAAGTTGCTAAAAAATTAGATTTTCCACTATTAAGAACTACTGGTGAATCTACAACTCAAATTATAAGAAAAATATTAGATGTCTTTGATAAATACTTTTCTCCATCAATTGAAGAACACGCTACTTTGTTAAACATCTTTGGAAAAGGAGTTTTAATTAAGGGAAGATCTGGAATTGGAAAATCTGAAGTATCTTTAGAACTTGTAAAAAACAATCATTTGTTTATTGGTGATGACAGAATTATCTTAACTAATAAATCTAATAAAATTTTTGGGCAAGCTCACCCAATACTTAAAAACTTAATCGAAGTAAGAGGTATTGGAATTTTTGATATTGCTAAAGCTAGTGGTTATCAAGTGATCATGCAAGAAAGTGTTGTTGATTTAGTTATTGAGCTAGTTGATTTTGAAAAAGATAAAGTTGATCAAACAGAAAGAATTGGTATTGAACATAAAAAAATCAATATTTTAGGTGTTGATGTTAAATATATTCAAATTCCAGTTAGTGCTGGACGAAGTCTGGCCAACATTATTGAATCAGCCGTTAGTCAGTTTAAAATTAATCAGTCTGAACAAGCTGAAGATATTATTGATGTTTTAAAACAAAGAACAAATCAATACTTAAAAGGATCAAAATAA
- a CDS encoding prolipoprotein diacylglyceryl transferase, with protein sequence MQNKLKLKIDKRSLLFIGLWSLLGLSLIIFLVLTTSLLRINWIGNNLFKDPSDPNNTSLTYHNVKSQYGSIRIYSLTMTLGMITAVGFSLYNFYKKGLSSNDLAISIIFIIPSSLLGASFFGKLEDDQVRSFWELFAFWEGGLAIHGGVFAGTFVGIIVFYFIGRRTKVSLLVYGDAIIPNILLGQVIGRWGNFFNHEVLGAPVVKIADKIDQINDANIDKLFGQYLQNHSRPLWLPDIILKNCLSVYNGESTIINGVELQKDNLVLLSPIFFYESVLLLVCWIVINFIIPNIGRLFNKPLDQDQAFKIDFKFSVAQFFVPWLKSTDQKISYKDAWKKSLANNTEDNAVEKYQIKKAEIDASSKHAIVKKWQTNELLLQLNNKNNYVLTRSGVAMFSYFMLWNVVRYVLELTRSNDNLFISNNKDLSLAIIGLSIVVGFIGIICSQYLFCRLFRKPGWLYEIEYFSVVKVK encoded by the coding sequence ATGCAAAATAAATTAAAGTTAAAGATTGATAAAAGATCCTTGCTTTTTATTGGTTTATGATCCTTGCTTGGTTTATCTTTAATTATCTTTTTAGTTTTAACAACTAGCTTATTAAGAATAAATTGAATTGGTAATAATTTATTTAAAGACCCTAGTGATCCCAACAATACATCATTAACTTATCACAATGTTAAATCTCAATATGGAAGTATTAGAATTTATTCACTAACTATGACTTTAGGAATGATTACAGCAGTTGGGTTTAGTTTGTATAATTTTTATAAAAAAGGCTTATCATCAAATGATTTAGCAATTTCAATAATTTTTATCATTCCTTCTTCATTACTAGGAGCTTCATTTTTTGGAAAACTTGAAGATGATCAAGTTAGAAGTTTTTGAGAATTATTTGCCTTTTGAGAAGGTGGATTAGCAATTCATGGAGGAGTTTTTGCTGGTACTTTTGTAGGAATTATTGTTTTTTATTTTATTGGACGTAGAACTAAAGTTTCGTTATTAGTTTATGGAGATGCTATTATTCCAAATATTTTGTTAGGGCAAGTAATTGGAAGATGAGGTAATTTTTTTAACCACGAAGTTTTAGGTGCTCCTGTTGTTAAAATTGCCGATAAAATAGATCAAATTAATGATGCAAATATCGATAAACTTTTTGGACAATACTTACAAAACCACTCAAGACCATTGTGATTACCAGATATCATCTTAAAAAACTGTTTATCAGTTTATAATGGTGAATCAACTATAATTAATGGTGTTGAATTACAAAAAGATAATTTAGTTTTATTATCACCAATCTTTTTTTATGAATCTGTGCTGTTATTAGTTTGTTGAATTGTCATTAACTTTATTATTCCTAATATTGGAAGATTATTTAATAAACCATTAGATCAAGACCAAGCTTTTAAAATTGACTTTAAATTTAGTGTAGCTCAGTTTTTTGTTCCTTGATTAAAATCAACTGATCAAAAAATTAGTTATAAAGACGCTTGAAAAAAATCCTTAGCTAATAATACTGAAGATAATGCAGTCGAAAAATACCAAATAAAAAAAGCTGAAATTGATGCAAGTTCAAAACACGCGATTGTTAAAAAATGACAAACCAATGAATTATTATTACAATTAAATAATAAAAATAACTACGTTCTTACTAGATCAGGAGTTGCAATGTTTAGTTATTTTATGTTATGAAATGTTGTTAGATATGTTTTAGAATTAACTCGTTCTAATGATAATTTATTTATTTCAAATAACAAAGATCTCTCACTAGCGATTATTGGGTTATCAATTGTTGTTGGATTTATTGGAATAATTTGTTCTCAATACCTATTTTGTAGATTATTTAGAAAACCTGGCTGGTTATATGAAATAGAATATTTTAGTGTAGTGAAAGTAAAATAA
- the whiA gene encoding DNA-binding protein WhiA, with amino-acid sequence MSFALDVKEEIVTHSFNQDQKLAYLSGFIRYSSDIIFSNNTQKIRFSTISNKIARTLLSFSKEFFKGEIEVSIIQSQVLKKNKTFVLTLIGDIDNFLQTLKIYDQNNQKVYDFKIAENQKNKTSILRAYIAGIFTATGSVNSPKTSNYHLEIQFKTLIDATNFINITKSLGFKFKLLERNANRFICYLKKSIMVSDFLKLIDASNAVLAFENERISRDVYNSINRVNNIDISNQTKILKAGKKQVATINYLKQTNQFFLLSKKCQVLADLRVENPEYSYQELAEEMQELGYQITKSGVSNLFRTMDKYLK; translated from the coding sequence ATGTCATTTGCTTTAGATGTTAAAGAAGAAATTGTTACACATAGTTTTAATCAAGATCAAAAACTAGCATATCTTTCTGGATTTATCAGATATAGTTCTGACATTATTTTTTCTAATAACACTCAAAAAATTCGTTTTTCAACCATTAGTAATAAAATCGCAAGAACCTTATTAAGTTTTTCAAAAGAGTTTTTTAAAGGTGAAATAGAAGTTTCGATTATCCAATCGCAAGTACTAAAAAAGAATAAAACTTTTGTTTTAACTTTAATAGGAGATATTGATAATTTTTTACAAACTTTAAAAATTTATGATCAAAATAATCAAAAAGTTTATGACTTTAAAATTGCTGAAAATCAGAAAAATAAAACTTCAATTTTAAGAGCTTATATCGCGGGAATTTTTACAGCAACTGGATCAGTAAATTCTCCTAAAACAAGCAACTATCATTTAGAAATACAATTTAAAACGCTAATTGATGCAACTAACTTTATTAATATAACTAAAAGTTTAGGTTTTAAGTTTAAATTGCTAGAACGTAATGCTAATCGTTTTATCTGTTATTTAAAAAAATCAATTATGGTTTCTGATTTTTTAAAATTAATTGATGCAAGTAATGCAGTTTTGGCTTTTGAAAATGAACGAATTTCAAGAGATGTTTATAACAGTATTAATAGAGTTAATAATATTGATATTTCAAATCAAACTAAGATCTTAAAAGCAGGCAAAAAGCAAGTTGCAACTATTAATTATTTAAAACAAACTAACCAATTTTTCTTGTTAAGTAAAAAGTGCCAAGTTCTAGCTGATTTACGAGTCGAAAATCCTGAATATTCATATCAAGAATTAGCTGAAGAAATGCAAGAATTAGGATATCAAATTACAAAATCAGGTGTTAGTAACTTGTTTAGAACAATGGATAAATATTTAAAATAA
- a CDS encoding MAG6410 family transglutaminase-related lipoprotein: MNKLLKYLTLLIGIGSTSSLSLLSVSCDIATKPQKPNNSNNKKEDEVNPTNGSNSNSDSSSINNNVIYNPVDLSEIDAKYLKYTTTDFKEFDLNNFNVTSLMLNDQVGVNFYAHPDYKLDHEIVELDQNINNQVKVKLIDSKTNQPVEDQDKIKWYQRTRYPNDVVFKANQNDENMNFKLSSDGTVSWKEDKLANNSTREEQSAMLYAEYKGYLYPSIVKVYTKDKSRLIKEEAEARKAAKDIVEKERWKDLPILERLTKAYAWITKNVKYDYDKEKLFKNQSAHSALVERSTVCTGYAKGFQMICDELGIPCKVKEGSSSREANSEVKHAWNAVELDGEWYYVDPTSDRVENGQGETKFEFFLNTDKDFSNKDVFTKEENQDAVKFRNFKNKNFVYTVEDVLALVDNNADEKTGNLTNLMLVSDNFSNVINAFNQRKLELKGEPKGKILIPGTRLQEVEYQFKDQSKSSQEVKVVNVTKIQTLKNELAIQIKLDKEVQYLKPGNFNIDGALIKKVEIADSGKTYTLFLEHFNNFGKVNVSLDSIKRKGYSFRLDNFKTPLTFNIQKQEKLNVEVKLSDENKITLKNVNNNMQYRINNEKWKDIPNDNFVIEKQTIGNISIKYKDTANKISAEVQTIQLNKPSIQAGQLKILNKTIITGLSTNMEYKKIDSQEWRDVKMNVLKDLEQGTYQIRIKANKNNFASESETIKIN; this comes from the coding sequence ATGAACAAACTTCTAAAATATCTAACTCTACTAATTGGTATTGGATCAACATCATCTTTAAGTCTTTTGAGTGTAAGTTGTGATATTGCTACTAAACCACAAAAACCAAATAACTCAAATAACAAAAAAGAAGATGAAGTAAATCCAACTAATGGATCAAATAGTAATAGTGATTCATCATCAATTAATAACAACGTAATTTATAATCCTGTTGATTTATCAGAAATTGATGCAAAGTATCTAAAATACACAACAACAGATTTTAAAGAATTTGATTTGAACAATTTTAATGTAACCAGTTTAATGTTAAATGATCAAGTTGGTGTTAATTTTTACGCTCATCCAGATTATAAGCTAGATCACGAAATTGTTGAATTAGATCAAAATATTAATAATCAAGTAAAGGTTAAGTTAATTGATTCAAAAACAAATCAACCTGTTGAAGATCAAGATAAAATTAAATGATATCAAAGAACAAGATATCCAAATGATGTGGTTTTTAAAGCTAATCAAAATGATGAAAATATGAATTTTAAATTATCTTCAGATGGCACTGTGAGTTGAAAAGAAGATAAGTTAGCAAATAATAGTACTAGAGAAGAACAATCAGCTATGTTATATGCTGAATATAAAGGTTATTTATATCCATCTATTGTAAAAGTTTATACTAAAGATAAAAGTAGACTAATTAAAGAAGAAGCTGAAGCCAGAAAAGCAGCTAAAGATATAGTTGAAAAAGAAAGGTGAAAAGATCTACCAATTTTAGAAAGATTAACAAAAGCATATGCATGAATAACTAAAAATGTTAAATACGATTACGACAAGGAAAAACTTTTCAAAAATCAAAGTGCACATTCGGCTTTAGTTGAGAGAAGTACTGTATGTACAGGTTATGCTAAAGGATTTCAAATGATTTGTGATGAATTAGGTATTCCATGTAAAGTTAAAGAAGGGTCTAGTTCTAGAGAGGCTAACTCAGAAGTCAAGCATGCATGAAATGCGGTTGAACTTGATGGAGAATGATATTATGTTGATCCTACAAGTGATAGAGTAGAGAATGGTCAGGGAGAAACAAAATTTGAATTCTTTTTAAATACAGATAAAGACTTTAGCAACAAGGATGTTTTTACAAAAGAAGAAAATCAAGACGCTGTTAAATTTAGAAATTTTAAAAATAAAAATTTTGTTTATACTGTCGAAGATGTTTTAGCTCTTGTTGATAATAATGCTGATGAAAAAACTGGTAACCTAACTAATTTAATGTTAGTCTCTGATAATTTTTCTAATGTTATTAATGCCTTTAATCAAAGGAAGTTAGAGCTAAAAGGTGAGCCAAAAGGAAAAATTTTAATTCCAGGGACTCGTTTACAAGAAGTAGAGTATCAATTTAAAGACCAGTCCAAAAGTAGTCAAGAAGTTAAAGTTGTTAATGTCACAAAAATTCAAACCCTTAAAAATGAGTTAGCAATTCAAATAAAATTAGATAAAGAAGTTCAATACCTAAAACCAGGAAACTTTAATATTGATGGTGCTTTAATCAAAAAAGTTGAAATAGCAGATTCAGGAAAAACATATACTCTATTTTTAGAACACTTTAATAATTTTGGTAAAGTTAATGTTAGTTTAGACTCAATCAAAAGAAAAGGTTATTCATTTAGACTAGATAATTTTAAAACCCCACTTACTTTCAACATCCAAAAACAGGAAAAACTTAATGTTGAAGTAAAACTGTCAGATGAAAATAAAATAACATTAAAAAATGTTAACAACAATATGCAATATCGCATAAATAACGAAAAATGAAAAGATATACCAAATGACAATTTTGTTATAGAAAAACAAACTATAGGTAACATATCTATTAAATATAAAGATACAGCAAACAAAATAAGTGCGGAAGTTCAAACTATACAGTTGAATAAACCAAGTATTCAAGCTGGTCAACTAAAAATTCTTAATAAAACAATAATAACTGGACTAAGCACTAATATGGAATACAAAAAAATTGATTCTCAAGAATGAAGAGATGTAAAAATGAATGTATTAAAAGATCTTGAACAAGGAACTTATCAAATAAGAATCAAAGCAAACAAAAATAACTTTGCATCAGAATCAGAAACTATAAAAATTAATTAA
- a CDS encoding prolipoprotein diacylglyceryl transferase, translating into MNKTYYQWLLENGDPSKLRNLFGVVPAYPVFMFIGIILVIIACVVHLKLRGIPLKDFQTSIFLIIPMGILGATILGKMFLPFYQRSDTWYKIFFFWDPGMSLFGALLFGSLTGIGWFLKKSKTTQISLWVYADCIIPNILLGQMIGRWGNFYNHEILGQATSWDALWYLPSSIKTNLFYFPDFISFFNPSNSSDLLINHQGWWIVGSETYNLVKDFISQTYNNQTFEQVLNSPIQYHQPLFLFESFFNFWLWILITFIVSNLSRWFSKPKPWDLQPTAFPGWFNKKYKSLKKEEIQEIKTIVPIKYKKVIIETDQNKTVELKLSFYQAWNKAYYWYEPDINDLKIIEDKIIKYQYEKRLNDQQFKKIKLQHQNNLDKIRKNYQTQLLRLNKHSSQYKKILELQKQELLKEKQLFKQKQNNYYSTYTVWNKLFNVNPYATELEKLHNPNNYFVIRCGVTTGCFVAGYLIIRIILETMRRDTELFIQNARVLNFIVLTIILISGITIIIVAQFIAPYKWRKIGWLYEKSY; encoded by the coding sequence ATGAACAAGACATACTATCAATGGTTATTAGAAAATGGTGATCCATCAAAATTAAGAAATCTTTTTGGTGTGGTTCCAGCTTATCCTGTGTTTATGTTTATTGGGATTATTTTAGTAATAATTGCCTGTGTTGTCCATTTAAAATTACGAGGCATTCCTTTAAAAGATTTTCAAACTTCGATTTTTTTAATTATTCCGATGGGTATTTTGGGTGCAACTATTTTAGGTAAAATGTTTTTACCTTTTTATCAAAGATCTGATACATGATACAAAATCTTTTTCTTTTGAGATCCTGGAATGTCATTATTTGGAGCATTATTATTTGGAAGTTTAACAGGTATTGGCTGATTTTTAAAAAAATCTAAAACCACACAAATTTCGCTATGAGTTTATGCTGACTGTATAATTCCAAACATTTTACTAGGTCAAATGATTGGTAGATGAGGAAATTTTTATAATCACGAAATTTTAGGTCAAGCAACTAGCTGAGATGCACTCTGATACCTTCCCAGTTCTATTAAAACAAATCTATTTTATTTTCCTGATTTTATTAGTTTTTTTAATCCATCAAATTCTAGTGATTTATTAATTAATCACCAAGGATGATGAATTGTGGGAAGTGAAACATATAATCTTGTTAAAGATTTTATAAGCCAAACATATAATAATCAGACATTTGAACAAGTTCTAAATAGTCCGATTCAATATCACCAACCACTATTTTTATTTGAATCATTTTTTAACTTTTGATTATGAATTTTGATTACTTTTATAGTTAGTAATTTATCAAGATGATTTTCTAAGCCTAAACCTTGAGATTTACAGCCAACAGCTTTTCCAGGTTGATTTAACAAAAAATATAAATCTTTAAAAAAAGAAGAGATTCAAGAGATTAAAACCATAGTGCCTATCAAATATAAAAAAGTTATTATTGAAACTGATCAAAACAAAACTGTTGAACTAAAACTTTCATTTTATCAGGCTTGAAATAAAGCATATTATTGATACGAACCAGATATTAATGATCTTAAAATTATTGAAGATAAAATTATTAAATATCAATATGAAAAAAGACTTAATGACCAACAATTTAAAAAAATAAAACTTCAACATCAAAATAATTTAGATAAGATTAGAAAAAATTATCAGACACAGTTATTAAGATTAAATAAACACAGCAGTCAATATAAAAAAATATTAGAATTACAAAAACAAGAACTTTTAAAAGAAAAACAACTATTTAAACAAAAGCAAAATAATTATTATTCAACTTATACAGTTTGAAATAAATTATTTAACGTTAACCCCTATGCAACCGAGCTAGAAAAATTGCATAATCCAAATAATTATTTTGTGATTAGATGTGGTGTTACTACTGGGTGTTTTGTTGCTGGTTATTTGATTATTAGAATTATTTTAGAGACAATGAGAAGAGATACAGAGCTGTTTATTCAAAATGCAAGAGTGTTAAACTTCATTGTTTTAACTATAATCTTAATTAGTGGAATTACAATAATAATAGTAGCGCAGTTTATAGCGCCTTATAAGTGGAGAAAGATAGGTTGGTTGTATGAAAAATCTTACTAA
- the secG gene encoding preprotein translocase subunit SecG yields the protein MISFFATSETMELGRQLILAFEILVMIISLLMIVIGLVQNKQSQTGLSALNGGNEELFSNSKERGLDKTLSIWMLSLGIVFFVLSLTICIITNTMLV from the coding sequence ATGATATCATTTTTTGCAACAAGTGAAACTATGGAACTTGGTAGACAGCTTATTTTAGCTTTTGAAATATTAGTAATGATAATTTCTCTACTGATGATCGTTATAGGTTTGGTTCAAAATAAACAATCTCAAACAGGACTTAGTGCTTTAAATGGGGGAAATGAAGAATTATTTTCAAACTCTAAAGAACGTGGACTAGACAAAACTTTATCTATTTGGATGTTAAGTCTAGGAATAGTATTTTTTGTTTTATCATTAACAATTTGCATTATTACAAACACTATGTTAGTATAG